In one Candidatus Eisenbacteria bacterium genomic region, the following are encoded:
- a CDS encoding 4Fe-4S dicluster domain-containing protein, with the protein MAYEIVKDICEGESSCVDVCPVDCIKKGEGQNVKGTLWLFIVAEDCVSCNACLEACPVEGAILPD; encoded by the coding sequence ATGGCGTATGAGATCGTGAAGGACATCTGCGAAGGCGAAAGCTCCTGCGTGGATGTCTGCCCCGTCGACTGCATCAAGAAGGGCGAGGGGCAAAATGTCAAAGGCACCCTCTGGCTCTTCATCGTCGCCGAGGATTGCGTGAGCTGTAACGCCTGCCTCGAGGCCTGTCCCGTAGAAGGAGCGATCCTTCCGGATTGA
- the nadA gene encoding quinolinate synthase NadA, whose protein sequence is MGTRTLSVPEPYLVLEDDEIATRIRAAKRALGGSLVILGHHYQRDDVIEHADITGDSYKLARLGAERTDAEWIVFCGVHFMAESADILRQPHQKVILPDMNAGCSMADMAATDDVLDAGAALERAGLHSIMPITYMNSTADVKAFCGERGGAVCTSSNCRGIFEWAFREREQVFFLPDEHLGRNTAVEMGIPLERIVLWDPRLPQGGISDEALRSAKVIVWRGCCSVHTKFQLRHVAERRAEDPSVKILVHPEVPHEVARAADHVGSTETIIRTLREAPAGSSWAVGTEYHLVQRLQRTLPDKKIAILSKDFCMCATMYRISPQNLLWGLERIVEGEPVNVIRVAETTKHWARAALDRMLQVQ, encoded by the coding sequence ATGGGCACGCGCACTTTGTCGGTTCCAGAGCCTTACTTGGTCCTCGAGGACGACGAGATCGCGACCCGCATCCGCGCGGCGAAGCGCGCGCTGGGCGGGTCCCTCGTCATCCTGGGACACCACTATCAACGCGACGACGTCATCGAGCACGCCGACATCACGGGCGACTCCTACAAGCTGGCCCGGCTCGGCGCCGAGCGCACGGACGCCGAGTGGATCGTCTTCTGCGGCGTTCACTTCATGGCGGAGAGCGCCGATATCTTGAGACAACCGCACCAGAAGGTGATCCTTCCCGACATGAACGCGGGCTGCTCCATGGCCGACATGGCGGCCACCGACGACGTGCTCGATGCCGGCGCGGCCCTGGAACGAGCCGGGCTTCATTCCATCATGCCGATCACGTACATGAATTCCACCGCGGACGTCAAAGCATTCTGCGGCGAGCGGGGAGGCGCGGTCTGCACCTCGTCGAATTGCCGCGGCATCTTCGAGTGGGCGTTCCGGGAGCGGGAGCAGGTCTTCTTCCTCCCCGACGAGCACTTGGGCCGGAACACGGCCGTCGAGATGGGGATCCCGCTCGAGCGGATCGTCCTCTGGGATCCTCGGCTGCCGCAGGGCGGGATCTCCGACGAAGCCCTCCGGAGCGCGAAGGTGATCGTCTGGAGGGGCTGCTGCTCCGTCCATACGAAGTTCCAGCTCCGGCACGTGGCCGAGCGCAGAGCCGAAGATCCGAGCGTGAAGATCCTGGTCCACCCGGAAGTGCCGCACGAGGTGGCGCGGGCCGCCGACCACGTGGGCTCGACGGAGACCATCATCCGGACGCTGCGCGAGGCGCCCGCCGGATCGAGCTGGGCGGTCGGCACCGAGTATCATCTTGTCCAGCGGCTCCAAAGGACGCTCCCCGACAAGAAGATCGCGATCCTCTCGAAGGATTTCTGCATGTGCGCTACAATGTACCGGATTTCTCCGCAGAATCTCCTGTGGGGGCTCGAGCGCATTGTCGAAGGCGAGCCGGTGAACGTGATTCGCGTCGCGGAGACGACGAAGCACTGGGCGCGCGCGGCGCTCGACCGCATGCTCCAAGTGCAGTAG